The proteins below come from a single Aspergillus oryzae RIB40 DNA, chromosome 5 genomic window:
- a CDS encoding uncharacterized protein (2C-methyl-D-erythritol 2,4-cyclodiphosphate synthase): MSSTLPTFGTVLVAAGTGTRAGNAKCSKVYRELAGETVISRVVRAFRAWDPGHPIVIVRHENDAALLANAIEGADGQVYETVGEATRQASVLEGLIFLSSLEQPPSHVLIHDAARRFISPSLLDKTRHGMREQPDVGIILAIPVSDTIKSVDENGLISRTVPRKGLYRAQTPQAFSLPTALKIHDQLAYDTSVEYTDDASLFEQAGLSVRVIQGEEKNMKLTYPTDFEQAERILQAKPRLPEVSIPDVRVGHGYDTHRLSPATEITLCDVKIPHTSGLLGHSDADVGLHAVTNALLGTIGADDIRSHFSPSDPKWKGASSDQFVRHARKLVSDADGVITHGDVSLICERPKIGPHRDALKTSVARILSLDKSRVSIKAGTNEKVGFVGREEGIIGFATVTAVFPGGVPQAEINPDYDTTY, from the coding sequence ATGTCCTCAACGCTCCCAACTTTCGGCACTGTTCTCGTCGCCGCAGGAACAGGCACACGAGCAGGAAACGCCAAATGTTCTAAGGTATATCGCGAACTTGCCGGAGAGACTGTTATATCCCGTGTTGTCCGAGCCTTTCGTGCCTGGGATCCCGGCCATCCCATTGTAATTGTGCGGCATGAGAATGATGCGGCACTCCTTGCGAATGCGATTGAGGGAGCCGATGGACAGGTATATGAGACAGTTGGCGAGGCCACGAGACAGGCTTCTGTTCTGGAGGgcttgatattcttgtcgTCATTGGAACAACCCCCATCGCATGTTCTGATCCACGATGCGGCGAGACGGTTTATATCGCCGTCTTTGTTGGACAAGACCCGACATGGGATGCGTGAACAGCCTGATGTCGGAATAATTTTGGCGATTCCAGTTTCTGACACAATCAAGTCcgttgatgagaatggcttGATCTCCCGCACAGTACCGCGAAAAGGTCTATACCGTGCGCAAACGCCACAAGCATTTTCGCTACCCACTGCACTGAAGATTCACGACCAGCTTGCCTATGATACAAGTGTCGAGTATACAGATGATGCCTCTCTCTTTGAGCAAGCAGGCCTATCCGTCCGTGTCAtacaaggagaagagaagaacatgaaaCTCACATATCCGACGGATTTCGAACAAGCGGAACGAATCCTTCAAGCTAAGCCTCGATTACCAGAGGTTTCTATTCCCGATGTCCGCGTTGGACATGGATATGACACCCATCGACTCAGTCCTGCGACAGAAATCACCCTCTGTGATGTCAAAATCCCCCATACCTCCGGACTGCTGGGCCACTCAGACGCGGATGTAGGCCTTCATGCTGTAACGAATGCGTTACTGGGCACGATTGGGGCAGATGACATCAGAAGTCATTTTTCGCCATCAGATCCCAAGTGGAAAGGTGCTTCATCGGATCAGTTTGTTCGACATGCCAGGAAACTTGTCAGTGATGCTGATGGCGTCATTACCCATGGCGATGTGAGCTTAATATGTGAACGGCCTAAGATTGGTCCACATCGGGATGCACTCAAAACGTCTGTGGCTCGTATACTCTCTTTGGATAAGTCGCGTGTATCCATTAAGGCTGGGACAAATGAGAAGGTGGGCTTTgtgggaagagaagagggcATCATCGGATTTGCAACGGTAACGGCTGTGTTTCCTGGCGGCGTCCCGCAGGCTGAAATCAATCCTGATTATGATACTACCTACTAG
- a CDS encoding uncharacterized protein (predicted protein): MEEQERRIQAAISDVKQGKFSSVREAARKYGVPSTTLRNRMNGVTFRPKKWANCHRMTQEEEDALVQWTLSAIERNQTAPSRAQVEAMANTILAKRGTPINETVGGTWVYMFLKRRVELKEIYSRRSYSRLVYDTVVGSANAENGSPSANPDSETGQPGPQRLALPPPRGHSTHPYLEATENLKRLETLLSTFKELETEQSEAGSSSTQTAVDKLIKGCEMIVESGYSLLKENRDLRAALAEKS; encoded by the coding sequence atggaagaacaggaacGAAGGATCCAAGCAGCCATCTCAGATGTTAAACAGGGCAAATTCTCTTCGGTACGCGAGGCAGCTAGGAAATATGGAGTGCCGTCAACAACCTTACGCAACAGGATGAACGGGGTTACCTTTCGGCCAAAAAAATGGGCGAACTGTCACCGAATGacccaggaagaagaggatgcgCTGGTACAATGGACATTATCAGCGATTGAACGAAATCAAACTGCCCCCTCGCGGGCGCAGGTCGAAGCAATGGCCAACACCATTCTTGCTAAGCGAGGCACTCCAATTAATGAGACCGTTGGTGGAACTTGGGTGTACATGTTCCTCAAACGACGAGTAGAATTGAAAGAGATCTACTCTCGACGAAGCTATTCTCGCCTGGTCTATGATACAGTTGTTGGGAGTGCTAATGCAGAAAATGGATCGCCATCGGCTAATCCAGACTCTGAAACAGGCCAGCCTGGCCCTCAACGCCTCGCTCTTCCGCCACCTAGAGGTCACTCAACTCACCCGTATTTGGAAGCAACTGAAAACCTAAAGCGATTGGAAACGCTGCTTTCTACGTTCAAAGAATTGGAGACAGAACAAAGTGAGGCAGGGAGCTCTTCTACGCAGACTGCGGTAGATAAGCTCATCAAGGGGTGCGAAATGATTGTGGAGAGTGGTTATAGTCTTCTCAAAGAGAACAGAGACTTACGGGCTGCTCTTGCAGAGAAGAGTTAA